CTCGGTGTAGAGCGTGTCCATATAAGACTGAAAACCCTCGTGGATCCAAAAGTCGCGCCAGTCGCTGGCGGTAACGAGGTTAGCCCAGTATTCGTGACCAAACTCGTGCAGCAGCAAGGTGTCAGTACCGTCGTCGTTGTATTTGAATTGGTTGCCGTATGCGATCGCGGTCGAATGTTCCATACCGAGATGCGGAGTTTCGACTATTCCGACCTTTTGCGAGCGAAACGGATACGGCCCAAGATATTTTTCGTAAAATGCGAGGTACTTTTTTTGTTCGGCGATCAGACGCGCTCCTTTTTCAAAGCTCTCGGGCAAAATGTAGAAATATATCGGCATTGTTTCGCCCGTTGCGGTCGTATATTTGTCCTCGATGATCTTGTACGGGGCCGCGTTGAAAACGATCGAGTAATTAGCGATCGGGTTGGTCATTCGCCAGTTGTACGTAGACGTGCTGTCGGCGTTTTTCTTAACGCCCTGATATTTGCCGGGACCGACCGCCATCAGTGGATCGGGTACGGTAATATGCATCGATACGGTCGCCGCCTTGTCCGACGGATGGTCCTTGCAGGGAAACATCAGATCGGCGCCGTCATTTTGAAGTGCGACCGATATCCAGTCAGCTCCATTTGGTGTTTTTTTCCACATAAAACCGCCGACCCAGGGCGGACGCGGTGCCTCCTTAGGTACACCTGCGTAGGTGATCGAGGTCTTGATCTCTTCGCCGACCTGCTTGGTCATCGGAAACCATATCCATATCTTTCCGGCCTTTCGTTCATATTTGAGATCGTGGATACCGTCGGTCAATTTGCTAATGGTATAAGCGGAATCGAGATCGAGTACGATCACATTTGTCGGGATGACCGTCCGCGCCGTCATTACGGTCGTGCCCGCAATTGATTTTGTCTTGGGATCCGCCGAGATGGAAATATCGTAATTTTGGACATCAAAAACGGCCTGTTCGAACATAAGAGGCCCGCCCGAGTCGGTCGGGCGGACGCCGAGCTCACGCTGTGCCAAGATCGCTGTAAATGAGAACAGAAGTACAAAGATCGACCAGGATAGATTTTTCATTGCTTTAGCTTCCTTTATTTTAATACCTTTACTTATTGACCGGATTTATCGAAAATACACCAAAAGAAACGAAATGTTAAAGAACCTTTTGCCAGCACTATTTTCCTTTAGTATTTTTGCCGCGGCGGCATTCGCACAAAGTCCGACGCCGTCGTCAACACCTTTGCCCAAGGCAAACGTCCGCCCTGAACCGAAGGTTGAACAGCAGAGTGAACCCTTTGATACGGCAGACGTCGCCACAATGGTTTCAAAATGCGTCAAGTTTGAGACTGAGGCAGGCAATATCGACATTGAGTTGTATCCCGAAAGCGCTCGCGAAAGCGTGCGGAATTTTCTCAACCTCGTTGCGATCGGGGCTTTTGACACTACGACATTTAGCCGCGTCGTGCCTGGATTTGTGATTCAGGGCGGCAATCTATACACCCGCGAGGGCAAGATGAGTTTTTCGCTTGGAATGCGTGCCCGAAAGGTAATTCCGGATGAGCCGAATAAGATCCTGCACGAACGCGGTGTCCTCTCAATGGCCCGAATGGACGAGCCAAATACCGCGACGACCAGTTTCTTCATTCTCGTCGGGCCCGGGCAGCACCTCGATGGCACATTTGCAGCTTTTGGGCGTGTCGCCAGCGGTATGGAAACAGTGGACGCGATCAACAAGGCGGCCGTTACGGACGAAAAGCCGGACAAACCCGTGCGGATCAAAAAGGCCACGATAACGCCGTGTGTGGCGACCCAATAAATTGATGGGCCCGATCATTCAAACCCTAAAGGGATTTTGCATTCTGATCATTGAAGCCTTGGTCGGCACTATAGTCGGTAGCCTTTTACTGATGATGGCGATGACCTCGATCTATCAAAGCCCACTCGTCACGCTGGCTGTTGCTGCTCTGTTTACACCGTTCCATCTTTCGGATTACAGGCGATTTATGAAAGAACGCGAATGGGGGCTTATCGCACTTCGGTTCGTATTCCTTGTCGGGATCAGTTCGTTTTTGGTGGGTCTGTTTCGACTGGCATTGGCTTATATTGTGTTCGATCGGGTTTTACCTGCGATCCTGATATTTACGGCTCCGCTTTTGTTCGTTTTGATCGTGACGTATCGATTCTTCGACTTTTTCGCACCAAACAATACCGCGTTTGTCAGACTTAATCGCTGGTGGGGCGATATGGTGAGCGGCGGCAAGATCTACGGCGTTTTCTGGAACAGTTGATCGTCGATCAGA
This is a stretch of genomic DNA from Chloracidobacterium sp.. It encodes these proteins:
- a CDS encoding peptidylprolyl isomerase, which gives rise to MVSKCVKFETEAGNIDIELYPESARESVRNFLNLVAIGAFDTTTFSRVVPGFVIQGGNLYTREGKMSFSLGMRARKVIPDEPNKILHERGVLSMARMDEPNTATTSFFILVGPGQHLDGTFAAFGRVASGMETVDAINKAAVTDEKPDKPVRIKKATITPCVATQ
- a CDS encoding M1 family metallopeptidase, encoding MKNLSWSIFVLLFSFTAILAQRELGVRPTDSGGPLMFEQAVFDVQNYDISISADPKTKSIAGTTVMTARTVIPTNVIVLDLDSAYTISKLTDGIHDLKYERKAGKIWIWFPMTKQVGEEIKTSITYAGVPKEAPRPPWVGGFMWKKTPNGADWISVALQNDGADLMFPCKDHPSDKAATVSMHITVPDPLMAVGPGKYQGVKKNADSTSTYNWRMTNPIANYSIVFNAAPYKIIEDKYTTATGETMPIYFYILPESFEKGARLIAEQKKYLAFYEKYLGPYPFRSQKVGIVETPHLGMEHSTAIAYGNQFKYNDDGTDTLLLHEFGHEYWANLVTASDWRDFWIHEGFQSYMDTLYTETLHGKDAYMRSMRNRQRGFKNKQAVAPREPKLTYQVYMSEPDYVNSDGDIYGKGSYILHTLRYLVGDAAFFRSLRRMAYPTKAMEKLTDGSQERLVNTDDFLTIVNEESKMNLDWYFELYLRQPKLPTLVFSTTPECTSNCTMSLSWQTPNNMPFPMPVDVVIGGKSQRIEMKGGKGSVTYNGAAPAVDPDGWVLKSLSR